One stretch of Comamonas testosteroni DNA includes these proteins:
- the pyrR gene encoding bifunctional pyr operon transcriptional regulator/uracil phosphoribosyltransferase PyrR has protein sequence MSETIAGQGSLILDAEALYSELLRGVQRIMGPNTRLAGITSGGAWLVERLHKDLNLKGKPSVLSSSLHRDDFAQRGMASSAQTQIAFDVNGADVLVLDDVLYTGRTVRAVLNELYDYGRPASVRLAVLVDRGGRELPIQADFAAARVALPADRSLALARDEGGVFHFRIQEA, from the coding sequence ATGAGTGAAACCATTGCGGGTCAGGGCAGCCTGATCCTGGACGCCGAAGCCCTGTATAGCGAGCTGCTGCGCGGCGTGCAGCGCATCATGGGCCCCAATACCCGTCTGGCGGGCATCACCTCGGGCGGTGCCTGGCTGGTCGAGCGCCTGCACAAGGATCTGAACCTCAAGGGCAAGCCCAGCGTGCTGTCTTCCTCGCTGCACCGCGACGATTTTGCCCAGCGCGGCATGGCTTCCAGCGCCCAGACCCAGATCGCCTTCGATGTGAACGGCGCCGATGTGCTGGTCCTCGACGATGTGCTCTACACCGGCCGCACCGTGCGCGCCGTGCTCAACGAACTCTATGACTACGGCCGTCCCGCCAGCGTGCGACTGGCCGTCCTGGTGGACCGTGGCGGGCGCGAGCTGCCCATCCAGGCCGACTTTGCCGCAGCGCGCGTGGCGCTGCCGGCCGACCGTTCCCTGGCGCTGGCGCGCGACGAGGGCGGTGTTTTCCACTTCCGCATTCAAGAGGCCTGA
- the ruvX gene encoding Holliday junction resolvase RuvX produces the protein MNDISSSNKAADAAFSSTFSSAENAAARSAAAPAPQKPELPAHFQQFLGFDFGIKRTGCASGNRVLGGANPLPTIKAEGADARLAAVEKLIREWQPNALVIGVPYHPDGAAHENTARALKFGRQLRSRFKLPVYEVDERYSTTEALAGGARDADAASACIILEQFLRSLP, from the coding sequence ATGAACGATATTTCCTCTTCCAACAAGGCCGCCGATGCGGCCTTTTCCTCGACTTTTTCCTCGGCCGAAAATGCGGCTGCCAGGTCTGCGGCGGCGCCCGCACCGCAAAAGCCCGAGCTGCCGGCCCATTTCCAGCAGTTCCTGGGCTTTGACTTCGGCATCAAGCGCACGGGCTGCGCCTCGGGCAACCGCGTGCTGGGCGGCGCCAACCCGCTGCCCACCATCAAGGCCGAAGGGGCGGATGCACGCCTGGCCGCAGTGGAAAAGCTGATCCGCGAGTGGCAACCCAATGCCCTGGTGATAGGCGTGCCCTACCACCCCGATGGCGCGGCCCACGAGAACACGGCCCGGGCCCTGAAATTCGGCCGCCAGCTCAGAAGCCGCTTCAAGCTGCCGGTGTACGAGGTGGACGAACGCTACAGCACGACCGAAGCCCTGGCGGGTGGCGCACGCGACGCCGACGCGGCTTCGGCCTGCATCATTCTTGAACAGTTTTTGAGGAGTCTCCCATGA
- a CDS encoding YqgE/AlgH family protein has product MSAESAPINLTHHFLIAMPGLEDESFSRSVVYLCEHSERGALGLIINKPSKLSLQGLLQKVDLGLKRDDLRDQQVFTGGPVQTDRGFVLHEPMVIEGAPENESAYASTMTIPGGLEMTTSKDVLEALSDGAGPKRVLVTLGYSSWDEGQLESEIGENAWLTVEADPEVIFSTPVDERYDRALGLLGLQRWMLSPESGRA; this is encoded by the coding sequence ATGTCTGCAGAATCTGCGCCTATCAACTTGACGCACCACTTCCTGATTGCCATGCCCGGCCTGGAAGATGAGTCGTTTTCGCGCAGCGTTGTCTACCTGTGCGAGCATAGCGAGCGTGGCGCGCTCGGTCTGATTATCAACAAGCCCTCCAAGCTCAGCCTGCAAGGCCTGCTGCAAAAAGTGGATTTGGGTCTCAAGCGCGATGATTTGCGTGATCAGCAGGTCTTTACCGGTGGCCCGGTGCAGACCGATCGCGGCTTTGTGCTGCATGAGCCCATGGTCATCGAAGGCGCACCAGAGAACGAATCGGCCTATGCCTCGACCATGACCATTCCAGGCGGCCTGGAGATGACCACGTCCAAGGATGTGCTCGAAGCCCTGTCGGACGGCGCCGGCCCCAAGCGCGTGCTGGTCACGCTGGGCTATTCCTCCTGGGATGAGGGCCAGCTTGAATCCGAAATCGGCGAAAACGCCTGGCTGACCGTGGAAGCCGACCCCGAGGTGATCTTCAGCACCCCGGTGGACGAGCGCTATGACCGCGCTCTGGGCCTGCTGGGCCTGCAGCGCTGGATGTTGTCCCCGGAGTCGGGTCGCGCATGA
- a CDS encoding cryptochrome/photolyase family protein: protein MTPSYPVGLIWLRRDLRLADNAAIYHALQQCEKLYCVFVFDDSILAALPRADRRVEFICQSLTELDAALRETAGRPQTGLITRRGLPQDIIPALARQLGAGAVFCNDDDEPAALARDAQVARSLKSQGQLLLRFKDHRIFARDEVLTQSLSPFSVFTPYKNAWLRKITPFYLSAYPSERNLAARLADLPDTERRPIPSAADLGFAPDTLAGLRLPTGVSGARQLLADFLPRLPQYKAARDFPALKGPSYLSVHLRFGTVSIRELARLAHEAAHNEDWSAAAREGAATWLSELIWRDFYFQILAHQPYVVERSFKPAYDAIEWETGAEADALFAAWCEGRTGYPLVDAAMRQLNTSGYMHNRLRMVTASFLVKDLGLDWRRGEAYFAEKLNDFDLAANNGGWQWAASTGCDAQPWFRIFNPVTQSEKFDPDGKFIARYVPELTPLPAKLRHAPWLAKPLELAEAGVVLGSSYPLPVVDHAVAREKTLARYGVLKKDS, encoded by the coding sequence ATGACTCCTTCTTACCCTGTGGGCTTGATCTGGCTGCGGCGCGACCTGCGTCTGGCCGATAACGCAGCCATTTATCATGCATTGCAGCAATGTGAAAAGCTGTATTGCGTCTTTGTCTTCGACGACAGCATTCTTGCCGCCCTGCCCCGCGCCGACCGTCGCGTGGAGTTCATCTGCCAGAGTCTGACCGAGCTGGATGCCGCCCTGCGCGAGACTGCGGGACGTCCGCAGACAGGGCTGATCACGCGGCGCGGCCTGCCCCAGGACATCATCCCGGCCCTGGCTCGGCAGTTGGGCGCGGGCGCCGTCTTCTGCAACGACGACGACGAGCCGGCGGCCCTTGCCCGCGACGCCCAGGTGGCGCGCAGCCTCAAGAGCCAGGGGCAGTTGCTGCTGCGCTTCAAGGACCACCGCATCTTTGCGCGCGACGAGGTGCTGACTCAAAGCCTGTCGCCGTTCTCGGTCTTCACGCCCTACAAGAACGCCTGGCTGCGAAAGATCACACCGTTCTATCTCTCAGCCTACCCCAGCGAGCGCAATCTCGCTGCCAGGCTGGCCGATCTGCCGGACACCGAGCGCCGCCCGATCCCCTCGGCTGCGGATCTGGGCTTTGCCCCGGACACGCTGGCCGGCCTGCGCCTGCCCACCGGCGTCAGCGGCGCGCGCCAGTTGCTGGCCGATTTTCTGCCGCGCCTGCCACAGTACAAGGCAGCGCGCGACTTCCCGGCCCTCAAGGGGCCCAGCTATCTCAGCGTGCATCTGCGCTTTGGCACCGTCTCGATACGCGAGCTGGCCCGCCTCGCCCACGAGGCGGCTCACAACGAGGACTGGTCTGCCGCGGCACGCGAAGGTGCGGCCACCTGGCTCAGCGAGCTGATCTGGCGCGACTTCTACTTCCAGATCCTGGCCCATCAGCCCTATGTGGTGGAACGCAGCTTCAAGCCGGCGTATGACGCTATCGAATGGGAGACGGGAGCCGAGGCCGACGCCCTCTTCGCCGCCTGGTGCGAAGGCCGCACCGGCTACCCGCTGGTCGATGCCGCCATGCGCCAGCTCAATACCAGCGGCTATATGCACAACCGGCTGCGCATGGTCACGGCCAGCTTTCTGGTCAAGGACCTGGGCCTGGACTGGCGCCGGGGCGAGGCCTATTTCGCCGAAAAGCTCAATGACTTCGACCTTGCGGCCAACAACGGCGGCTGGCAATGGGCGGCCTCCACGGGCTGCGATGCCCAGCCCTGGTTCCGCATCTTCAACCCGGTGACCCAGAGCGAGAAGTTCGACCCGGACGGCAAGTTCATAGCGCGCTACGTCCCCGAACTGACGCCCTTGCCGGCCAAACTGCGGCATGCTCCCTGGCTGGCCAAGCCGCTGGAACTGGCCGAAGCTGGTGTCGTGCTTGGAAGCAGCTACCCGTTGCCAGTGGTGGATCATGCTGTCGCCAGAGAGAAAACGCTGGCGCGGTATGGGGTTTTGAAGAAGGACTCCTGA
- a CDS encoding aspartate carbamoyltransferase catalytic subunit: protein MLYKRNPQLNKNGELIHLLSTEGLSKDILTQILDTASNFVSVNDREVKKVPLLRGKSVFNLFFENSTRTRTTFEIAAKRLSADVFNLDIARSSASKGETLLDTIDNLSAMAADIFVVRHSESGAPYLIAKHVAPHVHVVNAGDGRHAHPTQGLLDMYTIRHYKQDFSNLRVAIVGDVLHSRVARSDIHALTTLGAAEVRVVGPRTLVPSDMASMGVRVFHNLEEGIKDCDVIIMLRLQNERMSGALLPSSQEYFKSFGLTEKRLELAKPDAIVMHPGPINRGVEIDSAVVDGPQAVILSQVTFGIAVRMAVMSIVAGNEA, encoded by the coding sequence GTGCTGTACAAGCGCAACCCCCAACTCAACAAGAACGGCGAGCTGATCCACCTGCTCTCCACCGAAGGCCTGTCCAAGGACATCCTGACCCAGATTCTCGACACGGCCAGCAACTTCGTCAGCGTCAACGACCGTGAAGTCAAGAAGGTGCCTCTGCTGCGCGGCAAGAGCGTGTTCAATCTGTTCTTCGAGAACAGCACGCGTACCCGCACCACCTTCGAGATTGCGGCCAAGCGCCTGTCGGCCGACGTGTTCAACCTGGACATCGCGCGCAGCTCGGCCAGCAAGGGCGAGACCCTGCTGGACACCATCGACAATCTCTCGGCCATGGCGGCCGACATCTTTGTCGTGCGCCACAGCGAGTCCGGTGCTCCCTATCTGATCGCCAAGCATGTGGCGCCCCATGTGCATGTGGTCAATGCCGGCGACGGCCGCCATGCCCACCCCACCCAGGGCCTGCTGGACATGTACACCATCCGCCACTACAAGCAGGACTTCTCCAATCTGCGCGTGGCCATCGTGGGTGACGTGCTGCACTCGCGCGTGGCACGCTCGGACATCCACGCCCTGACCACGCTCGGCGCTGCCGAGGTGCGCGTGGTAGGCCCGCGCACCCTGGTGCCCTCGGACATGGCCAGCATGGGCGTGCGCGTCTTCCACAATCTGGAGGAGGGCATCAAGGACTGCGACGTCATCATCATGCTGCGCCTGCAGAACGAGCGCATGAGCGGGGCGCTGCTGCCCTCGAGCCAGGAATACTTCAAGAGCTTCGGCCTGACCGAAAAGCGCCTGGAGCTGGCCAAGCCCGATGCCATCGTCATGCACCCCGGCCCCATCAACCGCGGCGTGGAGATCGACTCCGCCGTGGTGGACGGCCCGCAGGCCGTGATCCTGTCGCAGGTGACCTTCGGTATCGCCGTGCGCATGGCTGTCATGTCGATCGTTGCGGGGAATGAGGCTTGA